TTCAAATATTGGATCGGCTCACTTATTAGAAGGGCTAGAAGAAGATGGTTCTATTAAAGAAGAGTCAAGAGAACTTGTAATGGGACAATTAAGAGGACATTTCCGACCAGAATTCTTAAACCGTGTCGATGAAATTATTTTATTTAAACCTCTTACAAGGAATGAAATTAAAGGTATTGTTGATAAGATTGTACAAGAATTACAAGGGCGTTTAGCAGATCGCCACATATCATTAGAATTGACGGAATCTGCAAAAGAATTTGTTGTAGAAGCTGGATTCGATCCGATGTACGGAGCTCGTCCGTTAAAACGATACGTACAGCGTCAAGTTGAAACGAAATTAGCGAGAGAATTAATTGCAGGAACGATTACTGATAATAGCCACGTAGTGGTCGATGTTGAAAATAACGAATTAGTCGTTCATGTAAAGTAAAAAAAGAGTTCGGATAAAATCCGGACTCTTTTTAGTGTTGTTCTACTGGCTCGTTTGGAATCGCAGCTGCAATCGCTAATACTAATACCGCAAGAACAACTGAGAAAATAGACGCTTGGTTAAAATCGTATGTACCGCCAGTCATAGAGCCGATTACGTAGCTCATCATATGTACAAGCGCGAACGACCAAATTAATGCCCAAATGAAACGCATATTTTACACCTCTATTCGTTCAATCTGTCCTTATTGTAACACAATTGAAAAAAGAATATAGAAAAATATTTGTAGATTTTTCAACGCAAATTTGCATTCTGTTCATACATTATAAAAGAGTACTTTTATACGTTTAGAAAATAAGGCGGGGGAAAAATGAGTATTACAGAACGTTTTTTTTACTTAGAAAAAGAACCATGTGTAATTTATTTACCGGAAAAGCCAAATGGATTTTCTGTTATGCTCCTAGGAGATTATAACTATTTTATTGAGAATGGTACAAGTTTATGGACACAGCATGCAGGGAGAGCTTATTTTTTACAGGGCCTTATTGAAAAAGGTTACACAGTCTTTTCGTCTAACTTATACGGAAGGCATTGGGGGAACGACCGAGCTGTTCGTCTAGCAAAACGTTTGTATGATGTCGTTCTAAGAAAAGAGACATTGAATACGAAAATGCACATTATGGCAGATGGTATGGGAGCACTTGTAGCACTGGAGATGATGAACAAGTACCCTGAATGTATACGTTCGGTCGTTATGTTAAATCCGTGTTTAGATTTACCAGAATATGTGGAGTTTGAGAAAGAGCATAAGTTTTTTTACAAAAGATTAGTGAAGGAATTAAGTTTGGCGTATGATTCCAAAGAAGAAGAATTAGAATCAAAAATAAATAAGAAATCATTTGCGTTTCTTCCGTCTTGTGTACCTGTTAAAATTTTCGTATCAACACAAGAAAAAAGAGGAAGAAAACAATTGTTACGTAAATACGAGAAAATGAGGCAATTAAATCAATGTGATACTTCTGTTTTATTCCATCTGCAAGATGTGAAATATAAAATGGTTAGACAAACGACTGATTTCTTTAAAAAATATGAAGAAGAATTGTGAAGCTCCCATATACATAAATGAGGAGCTATTTGTTTCAAGGGGAAAGGGTTGGTGGTATGAAACGCGTGCTGATTATAGGTGCACTTACGTTTGTAGGTTATCACCTTGTAAATAAAATGATTGCAGAAGAAATAGAAGTGTATGGTCTTGATTTTGATGAATTTGATAGTATGACAAAAATTAATGAAGAGAAATTATTGTTGATTGGGCGAAATGCGTTATTTACGTACTATTCTATAAGGGATGAAGACGGATGGCGATCGGTAGAGGAAGAGAGTTTCGATACAGTTTATTTTTGTTTGTATGAGCCGAATCAGCAAAGTGGATTTCGGAATGAAAGGGTCATATTACAATATTTAAAACGAATCGTAAGGATGTGTGAAAAAAATAACGTAAAGTTAAATCTAATTTCTTCTATTGAAATAGGAAGCACTGAAGAATCCGAAAACAAACGTCTATTTTCGAAGGTGGAAGAAGGGTTGAAAAAAGGCGAATTACAATATAGTGCATATCGAGTTCCTACATTATATGGGCCGTGGCAACCGTCGTTTATGATGTATCATCAGCTTATTTTATCAGAACTTGATGAAAAAGAGTGCCGTTGTATAAATGGAGAAATAGGAAGCGATTTACTTTACGTTGAAGATGTATGTGAATATTTATGGGAACATGGAATGAATGTAAAGCACCTCGGTGTATATAATTTACTTAGCGGAAAAGAAGAGTTATGGGAAAAAGGTATGACCTTGCTGCATGCAGATGATAAAGTAAATAAAAAAAATGTGGAAGTAAAAGATGAAGCTGTAGAGGTTATTTCTATTCAAAAAAATACACCAGTAGAATTCGGTTTAAATAAACAATTGGCACATATGAAAAAATATAAAGAGTTATACGAAGGGTAGCGCACGTGTTAAACTATTGTATGGATAATTGATTGAAAAGCTTTAATGGAGAGGAAGAGATTACATGAACGAAAAAAGTATGCAATTTTTACAAATCGCAATGAAACATTTACCAGAAGCTAAGGCAATTTTAGATTCTAATGGAATTGCGCTTGATATGGAGAAAGCACAGCCGGTGTTAGAGCTATTGATGAAAGTAATGGGCGAAGCATATGAGCTTGGGAAAGCGGATAAAGAATAAAACTGAAAAACAAAACCTTCTTTTTGGGAGGGGAGAGGGGCTCGAGCCGTGGATAGAAGCGGTTGGGGCTTTTTTTAGTCTCGAGCGGGGTAAGGGTAAGTGTATGGAATAATTTGTATTTTGAAAGAGCAGGAATTTTTCTGTTTCTTTTAATGAAAAATAAAGTTATTAATACGCTGTCCTATTTTTTAGTTGAAATATATTCTAGACAAAAGTACATTTATGTTTTAAAATTAGTACCAAGTCATAATAATTGATATAAAACGGAGGGCTGCAATGTGAACGTGGGCATTTTAGGGATCGGAAGATATGTGCCAGAAAAAGTAGTCACAAATCACGATTTAGAGAAAATCGTAGATACATCTGATGAATGGATTCGTACGAGAACGGGAATTGCAGAAAGACGCATTGCCGATGATACAATAGATACTTCATATATGGCGGTAGAGGCTTCTAAAAAGGCACTTGAAGATGCCGGGATTAGCGGAGAGGATATCGATCTTATTTTAGTGGCAACAGTAACGCCCGATCGCGCATTCCCAGCAGTAGCTTGTGTAATCCAAGAAGCAATTGGCGCAAAACACGCAGCCGCAATGGATTTAAGTGCAGCATGTGCTGGCTTTATGTACGGAATGATTACAGCACAGCAATTTATTCAAACGGGAACTTATAAAAATGTATTAGTAGTTGGTAGTGACAAACTATCTAAAATTGTAGACTGGAACGATCGAAATACAGCCGTACTATTTGGGGACGGAGCAGGTGCTATCGTAATGGGAGCTGTTTCGGAAGGAAAAGGTGTACTTTCCTTTGAATTAGGAGCGGATGGAAGTGGCGGTAAGCATCTTTATCAAGACGAGTATGTTATGATGAACGGCAGAGAAGTCTTTAAATTTGCTGTTCGCCAACTTGGTGATTCCTGTCTTCGCGTGTTAGAAAAAGCAGGACTTACGAAAGAGGATGTGGACTTCTTAGTACCACATCAAGCGAATATTCGTATTATGGAATCTGCAAGAGAAAGATTAAATTTACCGAAAGAAAAAATGAGTATGACAATTGAAAAGTTCGGTAATACATCGGCTTCTTCAATTCCAATTGCAATGGTAGAGGAATTGCAAAATGGACGTATTCAAGACGGTGATTTAATTATACTAGTCGGTTTTGGCGGCGGGTTAACATGGGGAGCAGTAGCTCTTCGTTGGGGTAAATAAGGACTGAGAGAAAAAAAGGAGTGTATTTTGTATGGAAAAAAAGAGGGTCGTAATTACAGGGCTAGGAGCTGTTACACCGATCGGAACAGATGTTGAAACAGCTTGGGAAAACATTAAAAACGGTGTATCCGGAATCGGACGACTTACAAGAATAGATTCAGAACAAATTCCTGCAAAAGTAGCAGCAGAAATTAACGACTTTGAAGTCGAAAAATATATAGATAAAAAAGAAGCGCGCCGTATGGACCGCTTTACGCAATATGCAGTAGCAGCAGCGAAAATGGCAGTAGCAGATGCGAAGCTTGAAATTACAGAAGAAAATGCACCACGCATTGGTGTATGGGTTGGTTCTGGTATTGGTGGTATGGAAACATACGAAGAACAATTTAAGATTTTTACTGAAAAAGGTCCGCGCCGCGTGAGCCCATTCTTCGTACCAATGATGATTCCAGATATGGCAGCAGGTCAAGTGTCAATCGCTACAGGAGCGAAAGGAATTAATACTTGCTCTGTAACAGCTTGTGCATCTGGAGCAAACTCAATTGGTGATGCGTTTAAAGTAATTCAGCGCGGTGATGCTGATGCGATGATAACAGGCGGAGCAGAAGCGCCGTTAACAAGCATGGCATTCGCTGGGTTTAGTTCAGCGAAAGCATTAACATTCAATGAAGATCCAGCAACGGCTTGCCGCCCATTTGATAAAAACCGTAGTGGTTTCGTAATGGGTGAAGGATCAGGAATTCTTATTCTTGAAGAATTAGAGCACGCATTAGCACGTGGTGCTCACATTTATGCGGAAATTGCTGGTTATGGTGCAACTGGTGATGCGTTCCATATTACAATGCCTGCTCCTGGCGGTGAAGGCGGAGTTCGTGCGATGCGTCAAGCTTTAGCTGATGCAGGTCTAGAGCCAGAAGATATTGATTACATTAATGCACATGGTACAAGTACAGATGCAAATGAAAAGTATGAAACGATGGCAATTAAAGAAACTTTCGGTGAGCATGCATATAAAGTAGCGATTAGCTCAACGAAATCAATGACAGGTCATTTATTAGGAGCAGCTGGTGCTGTTGAAGCGATCTTCTCTATTAAATCAATTACAGACGGAGTAATTCCTCCGACGATTAACTATGAAACACCAGATCCAGAATGTGATTTAGATTACGTACCAAATACAGCGAGACATCAAGAAGTGCGGGCTGTATTAAGTAATTCATTAGGATTCGGTGGTCATAACGCAGTATTAGTATTTAAAGCATATAAGTAATATGTACAATAAGGTGTCTTTTCGTAAAGTACTACGAAAAGACACCTTATTTATTTTTTATCACCTTTACGTTCCTTTCTTTTTTTGCATATACATAAGAAAAGGAGGGATGAAGGGTGGGGGTTGTTGAAACGGCAGAATGGTTACATCTGTATTATGGACGCCCAGAAAAGCTTTGTGAGAAATTTACAAAGTATATTCCATTGCCAAAAGAGAGGCTGTATCGTTTTTTAATCTCTAAAGGTATGTATCGCCCAGTAATGCGGGGGGAGCAGGAAATTAAAGAGTTAGAGAAGAAAGAAATTTGGAAAGAACTTAGCATGGAGTATGAAAAATTGAAAAGTTGGCTAAAAGGTCCAGATGTCCCTATCTTTATTTTATTATCAGATTCATATAATCGAACGGTACAAGAGGAATATAACGGGAAGGCTGGTTTATCTATGCGTCACGTTATTTTCTTATTCGTATGTGGACGTAATTCAGTAGAGGAACTAAAAGCTTTATTAACGCATGAATACCACCATATATGTAGATTACATCAAATTGAGACGAAGGAAACAGAGTATACATTACTTGATACGATGATTATGGAAGGGTTAGCTGAGCAAGCTGTGTATGAAAGGTATACAGAAAAAAGATGTGCACCATGGACTACTTATATTTCAAAAGAAGATGCTATTTATTATTGGAGAAATTCAATACAAGAACGAATAGATGTAAAGAGAGGTACGAGGGAGCATGATGTTTTATTAAATGGACTGCACTCGTACCCAAAAATGCTTGGCTATGCACTTGGATTTCATATTGTGAAAGATTGTGTAGCATTTGAAGGAGAAAATACACTGTCTTTATTATCTATAGATGCGAAAGAAATATTGAATAAAGCAAATACATTTCATGTTTCATAAAAAAAACAGGAGCGTTACCTCCTGTTTTTTTTATATTATAGAAGAAAAAATAATAATTAGAATATATTTCCTTAAGTGGAATAAAGTTAAGCAAAAATGAACATAATGATTGGTACAAACAGTAGTGAAGTGAGGGGTAGTGAATGTTATATCTACATGATGTATGGGTAAATTGGTTTGAAGGTGAAGAGAATGGGTATAACGTTTGTCATTTTTACGAATGGCGGAAAGATGATACGATTGAGCTATTAGATCAAGTGCCATTATTAAAAGTAGATGCCACATTATATCATTACATCGAGAACGAATTATTAGAGCTTCCGCAAAAATTATTGGAAGACGTATATCATAAGGCTTATATTCGTAAAAATCACGAACGTTTGCAACAAGAATATTGTTTTGTAGTTACAGATGGAAAAGGAATTATTGCGATTGATTCAATCGGCTATAATGTGCCAATTAGAAAAAGTAGGCTTATACCTCGTCAAGAGCAGATGGTATATGAGATGGTAGAAAGTGTGCAAGCAGAAAAGTATGAGTTCCAAGTAGAAGAGATTGAAAAAGAACATCATATTTTATCACCATCACCGTTCATTATGAATGGCCTAACTCGTAAAGAAAGACAGCTAAAACAATTATTATTTATGGCGTTAGATCAATTACATACAACGAAAAATCCAGCTGAAATTCGCTATTGGTTCACAGAGTGGGATCCATCAGCGTATGGAATGGTCCAACATATGGAGTTTGAAGATGTTTGGGCTAAACTTTATGATGAAGCGAAAACTGGATGGTCTGAGAAGCACGAGCAATTATGTGAGCGGCTTGTAAAAGGACAGCCGTTTTTTGAAAAGTTATGGGAAATGGAAAATGAGCAGAAGGTAAATTAAAAAAAACCGCCAATTGGCGGTTTTTTTTATGGAGGTGGCAAGAATATTCGGTGGCTTTGCGCCTTCCTGCGAGGCAAAAAGCGCCTCTACGTCAGGAGCTCCATCCTCCTCACATTCTGAACGAGCCGCTTCCGCTTTATGTGGAATCTAGCTCCGGCTCCTAGCCCTTCGCGTCTAAGAACCTTCCCCACGAGAAGGTAAAAAGCACCTTCTGTGGGGAAGAACCTTATCCGTCAGGGCTAAGCAGTCGCCTCCGCTTTATAAATAAATCTAGCTCCAGCGGCAAGAATGTTCGGTGGCTTCGCGCCTTCCTGCGAGGCAAAAAGCGCCTCTACGTCAGGAGCTCCATCCTCCTCACATTCTGAACGAGCCGCTTCCGCTTTATATAGTAATCCAGCTCCGGCGGCAAGCTCTTCGTGTCTAAGAACCTTCCGCATAAGAAGACAAAAAGCGTCTTCTATGCGAAAGAACCTTAGCCAGTCAGAGCTGAACGAGCCGCCTCCGCTTTATATGTTACCTACGTTTTCTGCTTAGTCCCATTGCGTTTTCTACTTTGCGTAGTTGTTTGAATGCAACGCGGTTTGCTTTTTCGGCACCTTTGTCTAGAATTTCGTCTAGTTCTGGGGAGTTGATTAGTTCGTTATATTTGTCTTGGATTGGACGAATTGCTTCTACGACTACTTGTGCTAGGTCACCTTTGAAGTCGCCGTATCCTTTTCCTTCGTACATTGCTTCTATTTCTTCTACTGTTTTTCCTGAGAATGAAGAGTAAATTGTTAATAAGTTAGAGATTCCAGGTTTATTCTCTTTATCAAATTTAACGATGCCTTCAGAGTCAGTTACGGCACTTTTTATTTTCTTTTCGATTGTTTTTGGCTCATCAAGCATACTGATCATTGATTTTGGATTTGGATCAGATTTACTCATTTTTTTCGTAGGTTCTGTTAATGACATAACGCGAGCTCCTACTTTTGGAATACGAATTTCAGGAACTGTGAACACTTCACGGAAGCGTTTGTTGAAACGCTCTGCTAGATCACGTGTTAATTCCATATGTTGCTTTTGGTCATCACCAACAGGCACGATTTCTGTGTTGTAAAGTAAAATATCAGCAGCCATTAATGGTGGATATGTAAGTAATCCAGCTGGAACTGAATCTCTTCCTGAAGCTTTGTCTTTATATTGTGTCATACGTTCTAATTCTCCAACGTAAGCAACGGATTGCATAATCCATCCTAGTTGAGCGTGTGCTGGTACTTCTGATTGTACAAATAAAGTAGCTTTTTCAGGATCGATGCCGCATGCAACGTATAGCGCAGCAAGACTGCGGATGTTTTTGCGAAGCCCTACAGGGTCTTGAGGTACTGTAATCGCATGTTGGTTTACAATACAGAAATAACAGTCGTGTTCGTTTTGAAGCTCTGTAAATTGCTTCATAGCTCCTAAATAGTTTCCAAGTGTAATTGTTCCGCTTGGCTGAATACCAGAAAAGATAACTGACATAAGTAATTCCTCCTAAAATTGAATGTGCGATGGGGAAGAGAAGGCATACAAAAAAGCCCATTCATCCCAAATTACATAGGGACGAATGGACCGCGGTACCACCCTAATTATTTCACAGCTGTGAAATCTCTCAAGATCCATAATAACGTCTGGATATAACGCCAAAGCCTACTACTTTCGGTTCGGTTTGGTGCTCAAAAGCCCATTCCATACTGTACAATTACTTGTTCACACCACCCACAAGCTCTCTGAAATTGCCCCAATATGTACTCTTCTTTATCATCGCATACATATAAATTTATTGTTAACTGAGCCCTTTTAATATGAAAGAACTAAAGTTTTATAACAAAATGTTTTGCTGATTATTATATCATATGGAGCAGTGTTTGCAAACTACATCAAAATAGTAAAGCTAATGAGGATCGAGAACAACCCAAGTACGATACCGGTAATACAAATCGGATACGTCCATTTGAATGAATATGTTTTATAAATACGTTCTTTCTTATCGATAGGTTCCTCTGCTTCTTCAATTAAAGAGTCAATTTTTTTATTCGTACCAAATACTCTTTGGAATGCGTAAATTGTTACGTTAAAAAATCCATTTTGAAATATGAATAAAAAACCACCTATAAGAATAAAAATCAATGCAATATAGAATGAGATGTTGACAAAATTCAACAAAAACTGAGATGAAACGAGGAATGCGCCCACACTAGAAGCGATTATCGCAACCAAAAATAGTATACAAGTATGAAAAAAAACGTTATTCAAAATATTCCCCTCCGTCAAAATATTACTAGAATTATTATACTATAAAAGCTATAATAAGTAATATAAATAATTTTTTGAAAATTATACGCAATTGTGGTTCTAATTTCAAGATGATGGTAGCAATGTTAACCTATCCCTTTACGAAAAATTAAAAATATAAACATTTTATTAAAAATTTTAACAAAAAAACAAAAAACTATATTCACAATCGTCATATTATATGTATAATGAAAATTGTAGAAACTTGGAGATTATTCTTTCAATTCTGTTTTTCTACAAGTGAGGGTACAGGAAGTGCAATTAGGGGAGGCAATACAACATGAAGAAAAAGATACCGCTATTGCTTGCATCGACGTTGACAGTAAGTGTGCTAGGAGCCTGTAGTTATCAAAAAGATGATAATAAGGCAAGCGCGAAAGGATCCAGTACTTCAAATAAGCAAGTATTGAATCTAACAGAAACTGCTGAGATACCAACAATGGATACGACGTTATCAACGGATGCAGCATCTTCTAACATCATGAATAACACAATGGAAGGATTGTATCGTCTGGGGAAAGACGATAAACTTGTTCCGGGAGTCGCTAAATCTTATGAGAAATCAGAAGATGGTAAAAAGTATGTATTTAAATTACGTGAAGATGCGAAATGGTCGAATGGTGAACCTGTAACAGCTAAAGACTTCGTTTATTCTTGGAGAAGAGCTATAGATTCAAATACGGGTGCCAAGTTTGCTTACATACTATTTGATGTTAAAAATGCGGAGAAAATTAACAAAAAAGAGTTACCAGTTGAAGAACTTGGTGTAAAGGCCATTGATGATCACACATTTGAAGTGGAATTAGACAACCCTGTTCCTTATTTTGTAAGTTTAACAGTCTATCCAACATTTTATCCTTTGAATGAGAAGTTTGTAAAAGAACAAGGAGATAAATTCGGATTAGAATCCAATACGACACTTTATAATGGTCCATTCATATTAAATGAATGGAAGCATGAACAAAGTTTCCAACTTAAGAAAAATCCAACGTATTGGGAAAATAAAGAAGTAAAACTTGAGGAAATAAACTTCAATATTGTTAAGGATCGTTCAACTGCTATAAATTTATATGAAACGAAAGCGATTGATCGTGTCGTATTAACATCAGAGTTTGTAGACAAATACAAATCAGATGCTGACTTTAAAACGATTAAGAGACCATC
This Bacillus mycoides DNA region includes the following protein-coding sequences:
- a CDS encoding DUF3899 domain-containing protein is translated as MNNVFFHTCILFLVAIIASSVGAFLVSSQFLLNFVNISFYIALIFILIGGFLFIFQNGFFNVTIYAFQRVFGTNKKIDSLIEEAEEPIDKKERIYKTYSFKWTYPICITGIVLGLFSILISFTILM
- the fabH gene encoding beta-ketoacyl-ACP synthase III, yielding MNVGILGIGRYVPEKVVTNHDLEKIVDTSDEWIRTRTGIAERRIADDTIDTSYMAVEASKKALEDAGISGEDIDLILVATVTPDRAFPAVACVIQEAIGAKHAAAMDLSAACAGFMYGMITAQQFIQTGTYKNVLVVGSDKLSKIVDWNDRNTAVLFGDGAGAIVMGAVSEGKGVLSFELGADGSGGKHLYQDEYVMMNGREVFKFAVRQLGDSCLRVLEKAGLTKEDVDFLVPHQANIRIMESARERLNLPKEKMSMTIEKFGNTSASSIPIAMVEELQNGRIQDGDLIILVGFGGGLTWGAVALRWGK
- the trpS gene encoding tryptophan--tRNA ligase, with the protein product MSVIFSGIQPSGTITLGNYLGAMKQFTELQNEHDCYFCIVNQHAITVPQDPVGLRKNIRSLAALYVACGIDPEKATLFVQSEVPAHAQLGWIMQSVAYVGELERMTQYKDKASGRDSVPAGLLTYPPLMAADILLYNTEIVPVGDDQKQHMELTRDLAERFNKRFREVFTVPEIRIPKVGARVMSLTEPTKKMSKSDPNPKSMISMLDEPKTIEKKIKSAVTDSEGIVKFDKENKPGISNLLTIYSSFSGKTVEEIEAMYEGKGYGDFKGDLAQVVVEAIRPIQDKYNELINSPELDEILDKGAEKANRVAFKQLRKVENAMGLSRKRR
- a CDS encoding ComZ family protein — its product is MNEKSMQFLQIAMKHLPEAKAILDSNGIALDMEKAQPVLELLMKVMGEAYELGKADKE
- a CDS encoding alpha/beta hydrolase, which codes for MSITERFFYLEKEPCVIYLPEKPNGFSVMLLGDYNYFIENGTSLWTQHAGRAYFLQGLIEKGYTVFSSNLYGRHWGNDRAVRLAKRLYDVVLRKETLNTKMHIMADGMGALVALEMMNKYPECIRSVVMLNPCLDLPEYVEFEKEHKFFYKRLVKELSLAYDSKEEELESKINKKSFAFLPSCVPVKIFVSTQEKRGRKQLLRKYEKMRQLNQCDTSVLFHLQDVKYKMVRQTTDFFKKYEEEL
- the fabF gene encoding beta-ketoacyl-ACP synthase II gives rise to the protein MEKKRVVITGLGAVTPIGTDVETAWENIKNGVSGIGRLTRIDSEQIPAKVAAEINDFEVEKYIDKKEARRMDRFTQYAVAAAKMAVADAKLEITEENAPRIGVWVGSGIGGMETYEEQFKIFTEKGPRRVSPFFVPMMIPDMAAGQVSIATGAKGINTCSVTACASGANSIGDAFKVIQRGDADAMITGGAEAPLTSMAFAGFSSAKALTFNEDPATACRPFDKNRSGFVMGEGSGILILEELEHALARGAHIYAEIAGYGATGDAFHITMPAPGGEGGVRAMRQALADAGLEPEDIDYINAHGTSTDANEKYETMAIKETFGEHAYKVAISSTKSMTGHLLGAAGAVEAIFSIKSITDGVIPPTINYETPDPECDLDYVPNTARHQEVRAVLSNSLGFGGHNAVLVFKAYK
- a CDS encoding YjbA family protein, whose product is MLYLHDVWVNWFEGEENGYNVCHFYEWRKDDTIELLDQVPLLKVDATLYHYIENELLELPQKLLEDVYHKAYIRKNHERLQQEYCFVVTDGKGIIAIDSIGYNVPIRKSRLIPRQEQMVYEMVESVQAEKYEFQVEEIEKEHHILSPSPFIMNGLTRKERQLKQLLFMALDQLHTTKNPAEIRYWFTEWDPSAYGMVQHMEFEDVWAKLYDEAKTGWSEKHEQLCERLVKGQPFFEKLWEMENEQKVN
- a CDS encoding DUF2268 domain-containing protein, whose product is MGVVETAEWLHLYYGRPEKLCEKFTKYIPLPKERLYRFLISKGMYRPVMRGEQEIKELEKKEIWKELSMEYEKLKSWLKGPDVPIFILLSDSYNRTVQEEYNGKAGLSMRHVIFLFVCGRNSVEELKALLTHEYHHICRLHQIETKETEYTLLDTMIMEGLAEQAVYERYTEKRCAPWTTYISKEDAIYYWRNSIQERIDVKRGTREHDVLLNGLHSYPKMLGYALGFHIVKDCVAFEGENTLSLLSIDAKEILNKANTFHVS
- a CDS encoding YjzD family protein, translated to MRFIWALIWSFALVHMMSYVIGSMTGGTYDFNQASIFSVVLAVLVLAIAAAIPNEPVEQH
- a CDS encoding peptide ABC transporter substrate-binding protein; the encoded protein is MKKKIPLLLASTLTVSVLGACSYQKDDNKASAKGSSTSNKQVLNLTETAEIPTMDTTLSTDAASSNIMNNTMEGLYRLGKDDKLVPGVAKSYEKSEDGKKYVFKLREDAKWSNGEPVTAKDFVYSWRRAIDSNTGAKFAYILFDVKNAEKINKKELPVEELGVKAIDDHTFEVELDNPVPYFVSLTVYPTFYPLNEKFVKEQGDKFGLESNTTLYNGPFILNEWKHEQSFQLKKNPTYWENKEVKLEEINFNIVKDRSTAINLYETKAIDRVVLTSEFVDKYKSDADFKTIKRPSTQFIRLNEKNKFLANKNIRKAIAMSFERENIGKVILNDGSEGIYGFVPKGLAKGPNGKDFREENGKLIKEDIKEAQKYWEAGKKELGVDKVELELLNFDTDDAKKIGEYLKGQFEKNLPGLTVSTKMQPFAQKLKLEASGDYAMSYAGWSPDYMDPMSFLEMYTTGNSQNKVNYANPAYDELIKKAKTEVDVQARWDALLKAEQQLLEDAAIAPVYQPGKAYLQRSSITGLLEHKYGGEFSYKWVELKN
- a CDS encoding NAD-dependent epimerase/dehydratase family protein: MFQGERVGGMKRVLIIGALTFVGYHLVNKMIAEEIEVYGLDFDEFDSMTKINEEKLLLIGRNALFTYYSIRDEDGWRSVEEESFDTVYFCLYEPNQQSGFRNERVILQYLKRIVRMCEKNNVKLNLISSIEIGSTEESENKRLFSKVEEGLKKGELQYSAYRVPTLYGPWQPSFMMYHQLILSELDEKECRCINGEIGSDLLYVEDVCEYLWEHGMNVKHLGVYNLLSGKEELWEKGMTLLHADDKVNKKNVEVKDEAVEVISIQKNTPVEFGLNKQLAHMKKYKELYEG